A genomic stretch from Prochlorococcus marinus str. MIT 9312 includes:
- a CDS encoding SIMPL domain-containing protein — protein sequence MKIINRLRSLPGDSLGVIRRTPPLVFAMAVLSLGGFIGASTVLVRGFRTVENTITVTGASTESFESDIAKWSVQVKTSGKTQIDSFTKHKQSINKTMEFLKANGIDDGVKQDVYLGPASISEYKTRNPKTNEIIRTEWITYQNIEIESRDVYNIQKTHSQITELLGKGLRVKPSRPEFTYSKLADKRVDMLAKAAKDARVRAEAIALQAGSEVGGLKRVNTGVFQITVPNSTKVSSWGSYDTSTIKKDITAVMGVTFAVK from the coding sequence ATGAAAATTATTAATAGACTCAGGTCGCTGCCAGGCGATTCTCTGGGCGTTATACGCCGCACTCCGCCACTTGTTTTCGCAATGGCTGTCTTATCTCTTGGAGGATTTATAGGCGCCTCCACGGTCCTTGTGAGAGGGTTCAGAACGGTTGAGAATACTATCACTGTTACCGGTGCAAGTACTGAAAGTTTTGAGAGTGATATTGCAAAATGGTCAGTACAGGTAAAGACCTCAGGTAAAACCCAGATTGACTCATTTACCAAGCATAAACAGTCCATTAATAAGACAATGGAATTCCTTAAAGCCAATGGAATTGATGATGGTGTAAAGCAGGATGTTTATCTTGGACCTGCGAGTATCAGTGAATATAAAACAAGGAATCCCAAGACTAATGAAATCATTAGAACTGAATGGATTACTTATCAGAATATTGAGATTGAAAGTAGGGATGTTTATAACATCCAGAAGACTCACAGTCAGATAACAGAATTGCTTGGTAAAGGTTTAAGGGTTAAACCGAGCCGCCCTGAATTCACCTATTCAAAACTGGCTGATAAACGCGTTGACATGCTTGCTAAGGCAGCAAAGGATGCAAGAGTTAGGGCTGAAGCTATTGCTCTTCAGGCAGGCTCTGAAGTAGGTGGTTTAAAGAGAGTGAACACCGGTGTTTTTCAGATAACAGTTCCGAATTCCACGAAGGTAAGCAGCTGGGGTTCTTATGACACTTCAACTATCAAGAAAGACATCACTGCAGTTATGGGAGTGACTTTCGCTGTTAAGTGA
- a CDS encoding very short patch repair endonuclease: MSSEVMHKVSEQRSRNMSAIKSKNTKPEIAVRKLLHSMGFRFRLHRKDLPGSPDIVLPKYKTVIFVHGCFWHRHENCKYASNPKTRKEFWKSKFKANVKRDLEIQEKIKNIGWQSVVIWECELTKIQYLKDTFLNIKN, translated from the coding sequence ATGAGTAGTGAAGTAATGCATAAGGTTAGTGAGCAGAGATCAAGAAATATGTCTGCAATTAAATCGAAGAATACAAAGCCTGAAATCGCGGTGAGAAAACTTCTCCATTCAATGGGATTTAGATTCAGATTGCATAGAAAAGATTTACCAGGTTCTCCTGATATTGTTTTGCCAAAATATAAAACAGTAATTTTTGTACATGGATGTTTCTGGCATAGGCATGAAAATTGTAAGTATGCTTCTAATCCAAAAACAAGAAAAGAATTCTGGAAAAGTAAATTTAAAGCAAACGTAAAAAGAGACTTGGAAATTCAGGAAAAAATAAAAAATATTGGCTGGCAATCTGTTGTTATTTGGGAATGTGAATTAACAAAAATACAGTATTTAAAAGATACTTTTTTGAATATTAAAAATTAA
- a CDS encoding Z1 domain-containing protein, whose translation MIDQELIDFFKNQIESKSFRSGVSVEDSYEEIKSDHIKFYGNQEDKLKAIDLAFIELKRQRSGIRSLKFASTISKKNQQEWYLSPDENIDLNWFAFKKYLSVSKSWSDEEINSVDESSTKVVNQILSPASEKEKRFQGLVLGYVQSGKTSNMAATIAKAADRGYKLIIILAGLTDSLRKQTQIRMQKDLGQHLQDRWYFCTDEENDFTSYTELPTWDNERKTTILIIKKNVFILKRLLKKIKNQSEVKRKGMTTLIVDDECDQASLNTKAYREQVSQTNKYIRQILENLRKVTYLGYTATPYANILTPQKSVDGKLDLYPNDFIVSLDEPKNYFGARKLFGDEFDVDNDNELPFIRRVKADEIENLQPPSQKARFDFTPSLTQSLVDSCDYYLLCLCAKTLRGQGKDHCCMLIHTTIYSETHKDLKNLLLKEWLNPLIKNIENGDEFTLNRLKFLWEKESKVLDTNFRNKLSCPECIESFNEIKDLILKEAKSIELVIENSTVNSKDRLDFDTDKNIHAIVIGGNVLARGLTIEGLICSFFIRSSTQYDTLMQMGRWFGYRKGYEDLPRIWMTFDLEYNFRDLVNVENLIRSDISDMGKEGLTPQEMSIRVPLLANLNITARNKLNMNKLSVCVGSLYGTYKQTIAFPTDKNFHKSNFSCIENLINNSTKYTKDNFQKTDNSYVLKDVEYPPILKFFRSFKFNEETLQKIDQFIENEVDEDSSSLGKWNIGIIGSKTSNREIKIGKLDDVGTVNRSKQFIDTASLKNKISIKALMFASDLLVDVDRQEYNKWKQEKDDSIREWDLVRQFREEVLGKRPLLLIFPINRDSLPRNWKNIDLEKIDDAQKRVPLFYGLEKDDMEKHEIFGVGVVFPSVDKFNAEKFLKLDLINIDEFGEIIDDKELVSQDI comes from the coding sequence TTGATTGATCAAGAACTCATTGATTTTTTTAAAAACCAAATAGAAAGTAAAAGCTTTCGTTCTGGGGTTTCAGTAGAAGATTCTTATGAAGAAATTAAAAGTGATCATATAAAGTTTTATGGTAATCAAGAAGATAAATTAAAAGCTATTGATCTAGCCTTTATTGAACTTAAAAGGCAAAGATCAGGGATAAGATCTCTTAAATTTGCAAGTACTATTTCTAAAAAGAATCAACAAGAATGGTACTTATCGCCTGATGAAAATATAGATTTAAATTGGTTTGCTTTTAAAAAATATTTATCAGTTTCAAAATCTTGGAGCGATGAAGAGATTAATTCAGTAGATGAATCATCTACAAAAGTTGTAAATCAAATACTGTCTCCAGCATCAGAAAAAGAAAAAAGATTCCAAGGTTTAGTTCTGGGATATGTGCAAAGTGGAAAGACATCAAACATGGCCGCTACAATAGCTAAAGCAGCAGATAGAGGCTATAAGTTAATAATAATTCTTGCAGGATTAACTGATTCTTTAAGGAAGCAAACTCAAATTAGGATGCAAAAAGATTTGGGTCAGCATCTTCAAGATAGATGGTATTTTTGTACAGATGAAGAAAATGATTTCACTTCATACACTGAATTACCTACTTGGGATAACGAAAGAAAAACAACAATTCTTATAATTAAAAAAAATGTATTTATTTTAAAGAGGCTCCTAAAGAAAATTAAGAATCAGTCCGAAGTAAAAAGGAAAGGAATGACAACTTTGATAGTTGATGATGAGTGCGATCAAGCCAGTCTAAATACAAAAGCATATAGAGAACAAGTATCTCAAACTAATAAATATATAAGACAAATTTTAGAGAATTTAAGAAAAGTAACTTATCTAGGTTATACGGCTACTCCTTATGCGAATATTTTAACCCCTCAAAAATCTGTTGATGGTAAATTAGATCTTTATCCAAATGATTTTATAGTTTCACTAGATGAACCCAAAAACTATTTTGGCGCCAGAAAATTATTTGGAGATGAATTTGATGTAGATAATGATAATGAACTTCCTTTTATAAGAAGAGTCAAGGCTGATGAAATAGAAAATCTCCAACCACCTTCACAAAAAGCGAGATTTGATTTCACTCCATCATTAACTCAAAGTTTGGTTGATTCTTGTGATTATTATTTGCTTTGCTTGTGTGCGAAAACTCTAAGAGGTCAAGGGAAAGATCATTGCTGTATGCTGATTCACACCACAATATATTCTGAAACACATAAAGATCTTAAGAATCTTTTGTTGAAGGAATGGTTAAATCCCTTAATTAAGAATATTGAAAATGGAGATGAATTTACTTTAAATAGACTTAAATTTTTGTGGGAAAAAGAATCAAAAGTATTGGATACAAATTTTAGAAATAAATTGAGTTGTCCTGAATGCATAGAATCTTTTAATGAAATTAAAGATTTAATTTTAAAAGAAGCAAAAAGTATTGAACTTGTAATTGAAAATTCAACCGTTAATTCAAAAGATAGATTAGATTTTGATACTGATAAGAATATTCATGCGATTGTTATAGGTGGAAATGTTCTCGCTAGAGGTTTAACAATAGAAGGTTTAATTTGTAGTTTTTTTATTAGGTCTTCAACTCAATACGATACTTTAATGCAAATGGGTAGATGGTTTGGATATAGAAAAGGATATGAAGATCTTCCTAGAATCTGGATGACTTTTGATCTGGAATATAACTTTAGAGACCTAGTTAATGTTGAGAATTTAATAAGGTCTGATATTTCTGATATGGGAAAAGAGGGACTTACTCCACAAGAAATGTCAATCAGAGTTCCTCTTCTTGCCAATTTAAATATAACCGCAAGAAATAAATTGAATATGAATAAATTATCTGTTTGTGTTGGAAGCTTATATGGAACTTACAAACAAACAATTGCATTTCCGACGGATAAAAACTTTCACAAATCAAATTTCTCTTGTATTGAGAATTTAATAAATAACTCAACAAAATATACTAAAGATAATTTTCAAAAAACAGATAATTCATATGTTTTAAAAGATGTAGAATATCCGCCTATTTTAAAGTTCTTTAGATCATTCAAATTTAATGAGGAAACATTACAAAAAATTGATCAGTTTATTGAAAATGAAGTAGATGAAGATAGTTCATCTTTAGGAAAATGGAATATAGGAATAATTGGGTCGAAAACATCGAATAGAGAAATAAAAATTGGAAAATTAGATGACGTTGGTACAGTAAATAGATCCAAACAATTTATTGATACAGCATCTTTAAAAAATAAGATTTCTATAAAAGCATTGATGTTTGCTAGTGATTTATTGGTTGATGTAGATAGGCAAGAATATAATAAATGGAAACAGGAAAAAGATGATTCAATAAGAGAGTGGGATCTTGTAAGACAATTTAGGGAGGAAGTTTTAGGGAAAAGACCCTTACTTTTGATATTCCCAATTAATAGAGACTCGCTTCCACGCAATTGGAAGAATATCGATTTGGAAAAAATAGATGATGCACAAAAGAGAGTTCCACTTTTTTATGGATTAGAAAAAGATGATATGGAGAAACATGAAATATTTGGGGTGGGAGTTGTTTTCCCATCTGTTGATAAATTTAATGCTGAAAAATTCTTAAAACTTGATTTGATAAATATCGATGAGTTTGGAGAAATAATTGATGATAAAGAATTAGTTTCTCAAGATATCTAA
- a CDS encoding PD-(D/E)XK motif protein: MIERLEKIWQEVNSIRKISDQPFEYIPFNLEGIVKDMVLIGIDKEGRKMVLLKDKRVDNPLPKPGCTRLEISRDLVPSENGAQPYIKIICLDDSLENVFSFLISRLIRLLSDGSTPNKATIDAVSEFRRLLSRAGGPLPSDEEILGLTGELIFISQIIKKDQSLWKGWNGPSGSSRDFTWDKTDVEIKASFQAGEPKITINNLNQLEPISGRSLFLFHSIFVENPKGNITVPDLVEEIYSKIEDKEEFEETVFKAGYSKEHKELWLEYKFSLSECSSYSIEDEFPRINEASFKNGLIPESISKIRYEIDLNKVSNFKIENEEVFKMISKS; this comes from the coding sequence ATGATTGAAAGATTAGAAAAAATTTGGCAAGAAGTTAACTCTATAAGAAAAATATCAGATCAACCTTTTGAATATATCCCTTTTAATTTAGAAGGTATTGTGAAAGATATGGTTTTAATTGGGATTGATAAAGAGGGAAGAAAGATGGTTTTATTAAAAGATAAAAGAGTTGATAATCCTTTGCCTAAACCTGGTTGTACGCGTTTGGAGATTTCAAGAGATTTGGTACCTTCAGAAAATGGTGCGCAGCCATATATAAAAATAATTTGTTTAGATGATTCTCTTGAAAATGTTTTTTCGTTTTTAATAAGTCGTTTAATAAGACTTTTATCAGATGGTTCTACGCCCAATAAAGCAACAATTGATGCTGTATCAGAATTCAGAAGACTTCTTTCCAGAGCTGGAGGACCTTTACCTAGCGATGAAGAAATATTAGGTTTAACAGGAGAACTGATTTTTATTTCTCAAATTATTAAAAAAGATCAATCCTTATGGAAGGGTTGGAATGGCCCAAGTGGCTCTTCAAGGGATTTTACATGGGATAAAACTGATGTTGAAATTAAAGCTTCTTTTCAGGCAGGAGAACCAAAAATAACGATTAATAATCTAAATCAACTTGAGCCTATATCTGGCAGATCACTTTTTTTATTTCATTCTATTTTCGTTGAAAATCCAAAGGGAAATATAACTGTTCCTGATCTTGTTGAAGAAATATATTCTAAAATTGAAGATAAAGAAGAATTTGAAGAAACTGTTTTTAAAGCAGGATATTCAAAAGAACATAAGGAACTTTGGCTGGAGTATAAGTTTTCATTAAGCGAATGTTCTTCTTATTCTATTGAGGATGAATTCCCAAGAATTAATGAAGCATCATTTAAAAATGGATTAATACCAGAAAGTATTTCAAAAATAAGATATGAAATTGATTTAAATAAAGTATCAAATTTTAAGATTGAAAATGAAGAAGTTTTTAAAATGATTTCTAAGAGTTGA
- a CDS encoding DUF6339 family protein, with protein sequence MNLLPQLPSIKAKVILEDIASKSNCETLDPKGNFKVEGIFYVPTGGQIINDENLEKLRNNILEKAKEYGFPSTNQKSFLEFEYEVAKILSNWSYLWIDGEPSGESFRNDFWSYLSIVIMPDIVSWRWGFPPEGEPTKSWSVRFIGGGRNAFQRIFRRILSLDRGPSHEDRFGLIRELKEDDFSNILERTSLGSNSRIAIPLAEEYLAMRQRRKDMKASNQLKIYREATKDLRSYGVVQSLDLIDANNLKELISEVFLKREEEVINEIKQSNRGLVSSTKSLLKKVIKID encoded by the coding sequence ATGAATCTTTTACCTCAATTACCATCTATAAAAGCAAAAGTTATTTTGGAAGATATTGCTTCAAAATCAAACTGTGAGACTTTGGACCCCAAAGGTAATTTTAAGGTTGAAGGGATTTTTTATGTTCCTACAGGTGGCCAAATTATTAATGATGAAAATCTTGAGAAACTAAGAAATAATATTTTAGAAAAAGCAAAAGAATATGGATTCCCTTCAACAAATCAAAAAAGCTTTTTAGAGTTTGAATATGAAGTGGCAAAAATTTTATCTAATTGGTCCTATTTATGGATTGATGGAGAACCAAGTGGAGAATCATTTAGAAATGATTTTTGGTCATATTTATCAATTGTTATTATGCCAGATATTGTTTCTTGGAGATGGGGTTTTCCACCTGAGGGAGAACCAACAAAATCATGGTCTGTAAGATTTATTGGAGGCGGAAGAAATGCTTTTCAGAGAATATTCAGAAGAATTTTAAGCCTTGATCGTGGTCCTTCTCATGAAGATAGATTTGGTCTAATTAGAGAACTTAAAGAAGACGATTTTAGTAATATTCTCGAAAGAACAAGTTTAGGAAGTAACTCTAGAATAGCTATCCCTTTAGCTGAAGAATATCTTGCAATGCGACAAAGAAGAAAAGATATGAAAGCTTCAAACCAATTAAAAATTTATAGAGAGGCTACGAAAGATTTAAGATCATATGGAGTTGTTCAGTCTTTAGATTTAATTGATGCAAATAATTTAAAAGAGTTAATTTCAGAAGTTTTTTTGAAGCGTGAAGAAGAGGTTATCAATGAAATAAAACAGTCAAATAGAGGACTTGTTTCATCTACTAAGTCATTACTTAAAAAAGTTATCAAAATAGATTAA
- a CDS encoding DNA cytosine methyltransferase, with protein MIHKNAVGKTDPHRLSPVRGPSSELEAHVDSCSFDELPEYAAKVRSIKKEPYFAVDLFSGAGGLSLGLHRANFDVILACDIRNDSIMTHRHHFGGCSYECDLSKRKVINEISEQLNKCGEISLIAGGPPCQPFSRNIKWRKHNEEVSAQHQELNEDRRELWESFISIVEQVKPKAFLMENVTDIAQTGEQEIYRSIINRAEKAGYRINPKLIYAWQYGVPQLRPRLFISGTKINECAPMKWPKPKYDSVEEAVTLDEAISDLPPLKGGWNEKWDEKYSYEGPKNDYQKLMRDWLDIDDEMIHDHLIRKVREDDLETFKLMRSTGVKYSQLSEEQRRYSVTSKAFREGKKVKQNQKMSFGDKYNILKPNEPCLTITAHMSKDGYWYIHPHQNRTLSVREAARVQSFPDGFNFYGGPSNRFHQIGEAVAPIVAFELGKSLMKSIKNDKEFTQPDVVPKLRENLINWYESNKKEVELIWTKKREGRKIIPSNIRAWNAFLGNLLPETFKKNNKEKNKPAILGDKDLEKRKKDTYQRLKNFWPTPEIFLQDKARKMKIKSFSLEKYIPSLELIAEELKKDEIDWSEITRKEYDLFSRNSVRGALATVGLTTEIKQSIVISRIISQIMNIDYEILKFSNMNRDIHIGHLLEMDIEGTGYCSLLALSKNEKKETIINSFFKNIQFKEVHKAA; from the coding sequence ATGATTCATAAAAATGCAGTAGGGAAAACTGATCCTCACAGATTAAGTCCTGTAAGAGGGCCTTCATCAGAACTTGAGGCACATGTAGATTCATGCAGTTTTGATGAACTTCCTGAATATGCAGCAAAGGTTCGATCTATAAAAAAAGAACCTTATTTTGCTGTTGACCTTTTTTCAGGTGCCGGCGGTTTAAGCCTTGGACTGCATCGTGCAAATTTTGATGTAATACTGGCCTGCGATATCAGAAACGATTCAATAATGACTCACAGACATCACTTTGGTGGATGCTCATATGAATGCGATTTAAGCAAAAGAAAAGTTATTAATGAAATTTCAGAACAACTTAATAAGTGTGGAGAAATATCACTTATTGCAGGTGGACCCCCATGTCAGCCTTTCTCCCGAAATATCAAATGGAGAAAACATAACGAAGAAGTTTCTGCTCAACATCAGGAACTTAATGAAGATAGAAGAGAATTATGGGAATCATTTATTTCGATAGTGGAGCAGGTTAAACCAAAAGCTTTTCTAATGGAGAATGTTACTGATATTGCGCAGACAGGTGAGCAGGAAATATATAGATCAATCATTAATAGAGCTGAGAAAGCTGGCTATCGCATAAATCCTAAATTAATTTATGCATGGCAATATGGAGTGCCTCAACTAAGGCCTAGATTATTTATTTCCGGAACAAAAATAAATGAATGTGCTCCTATGAAATGGCCAAAGCCTAAATATGATTCTGTCGAAGAGGCAGTCACATTAGACGAGGCGATTTCAGATCTCCCTCCACTTAAAGGAGGATGGAATGAAAAGTGGGATGAAAAATATAGCTATGAAGGACCAAAAAACGATTATCAGAAATTAATGAGGGATTGGTTGGATATTGATGACGAGATGATTCATGATCACCTTATAAGAAAAGTTAGAGAAGATGATCTTGAGACATTTAAATTAATGCGATCAACCGGGGTCAAATATTCCCAATTATCAGAAGAGCAAAGAAGATATTCAGTTACGAGCAAAGCTTTCAGAGAAGGTAAGAAAGTAAAGCAAAATCAGAAAATGAGTTTTGGTGATAAATACAATATCCTCAAACCTAATGAACCATGTCTGACAATAACTGCCCATATGTCAAAAGATGGTTATTGGTATATTCACCCTCACCAGAATAGAACCCTATCAGTCAGAGAAGCGGCAAGAGTTCAGTCATTTCCTGATGGTTTCAATTTTTATGGAGGGCCTTCAAATAGATTCCACCAAATTGGAGAGGCTGTTGCACCGATTGTTGCTTTTGAACTCGGCAAATCTTTAATGAAATCAATTAAAAATGACAAAGAATTTACCCAACCTGATGTAGTGCCCAAACTTAGAGAAAATCTTATTAACTGGTATGAATCAAATAAAAAAGAAGTTGAACTTATATGGACAAAGAAAAGGGAAGGTAGAAAAATAATTCCAAGCAATATAAGGGCATGGAACGCATTTCTTGGAAATTTACTGCCAGAGACTTTTAAAAAAAACAATAAAGAAAAAAATAAACCTGCGATCTTAGGAGATAAAGATCTCGAAAAAAGGAAGAAAGATACCTACCAAAGATTAAAAAACTTTTGGCCTACTCCTGAGATTTTTCTTCAAGATAAAGCTAGAAAAATGAAAATAAAAAGTTTTAGTCTTGAAAAATATATCCCTTCACTAGAACTGATTGCAGAAGAACTTAAAAAAGATGAAATCGACTGGAGTGAAATCACAAGAAAAGAATATGATTTGTTCTCAAGGAATTCGGTGAGAGGAGCACTTGCTACTGTTGGATTAACCACCGAGATAAAACAATCCATAGTAATTAGCAGAATTATTTCTCAGATCATGAATATTGATTATGAAATTTTGAAATTCAGCAATATGAATAGAGATATACATATAGGTCATTTACTTGAAATGGATATCGAGGGGACAGGCTATTGTTCACTTCTAGCATTATCTAAAAATGAAAAAAAAGAGACCATAATTAATTCTTTTTTTAAGAACATTCAGTTTAAAGAAGTTCATAAAGCTGCTTAA
- a CDS encoding DUF6339 family protein — MSEKLFRLKSPLISNGLISALRNPDSVSVEAVNCTVDLTNLSTLIDQLILEKVIGANLDARLVECVHTTFKSLPSHILTDMRMWHWLCVIRYPNIPWLRWRGNIPVDPEDGFTVGTGKKHVPSLRFLGTSSINGHGRNTFSRLFFAADRMMENDNSDYSLVKKLFTSQELHLGLSDREFGLIPKINRILTEKLVELPDSKVRIAIRKLNSIGGSICLDLLSEEQLQQLIDTQSEEVA; from the coding sequence ATGAGCGAAAAACTCTTCAGATTGAAATCACCTCTAATAAGTAATGGACTTATCTCTGCTTTAAGAAATCCAGATTCTGTAAGTGTAGAAGCAGTCAACTGCACGGTTGATCTTACGAATCTCTCAACACTTATAGATCAACTTATTCTCGAAAAAGTAATTGGTGCAAACCTGGATGCAAGATTAGTTGAGTGTGTTCATACAACATTCAAATCTCTGCCTTCTCATATTCTTACTGATATGAGGATGTGGCACTGGCTATGCGTAATAAGATATCCAAATATTCCGTGGCTTAGATGGAGAGGTAATATTCCGGTTGATCCGGAAGATGGATTTACCGTTGGAACAGGAAAGAAACATGTTCCATCACTTAGATTTCTTGGGACATCATCAATAAATGGACATGGCAGAAATACTTTCTCGAGACTTTTTTTCGCCGCCGACAGGATGATGGAGAATGATAATTCTGACTATTCTCTGGTCAAAAAATTATTTACCAGTCAGGAACTTCATCTTGGGTTGAGTGATCGAGAATTTGGCCTGATCCCCAAGATAAATAGAATACTTACTGAAAAGCTAGTTGAATTACCAGACAGCAAAGTAAGAATTGCAATAAGAAAATTAAATTCCATTGGAGGTTCAATATGTCTTGATCTTTTAAGTGAAGAACAACTCCAGCAGTTAATTGATACTCAGAGTGAAGAGGTCGCATGA
- a CDS encoding tyrosine-type recombinase/integrase: MATIRRSGSGWQVLIRRKNYVGPRSRTFLSRDLAQSWADAVEGRTKKVFNDIPVTLGEAINDYINGPLLLHRSAENEKYPLRVTAESWLGDLPLCALQIRHFAVWRDERLLKVKPNTVMRELRILRVLIDWARDERGAEIKDNPARQLRVRGTGDARAPFLTNEDEKRLLFELSQMSNPNHLRLTKLALATGFRRSELLSLTWRNIDLKKKLLYICRKNCAAIDNSSGMRLVPFPEKAQKILEESNERNGKVIELSKGVARNGFDKARKRAGLQTLRFHDLRHIAISRMWSSGMNALEISACSGHRDIKMLMRYSHFQLSI, encoded by the coding sequence ATGGCAACAATCAGACGAAGCGGAAGCGGCTGGCAGGTCCTTATCAGAAGGAAGAATTATGTAGGCCCGAGGTCCAGAACTTTTCTTTCCAGAGATCTGGCCCAATCCTGGGCAGATGCAGTCGAAGGGAGGACAAAAAAGGTTTTCAATGACATCCCCGTCACCCTGGGAGAGGCAATCAATGACTATATAAATGGTCCGCTGCTTCTGCACCGCAGTGCGGAAAATGAAAAATATCCTCTCAGGGTGACAGCGGAAAGCTGGCTGGGAGATCTTCCACTATGTGCTCTGCAGATAAGACATTTTGCAGTCTGGAGAGACGAAAGATTACTGAAGGTGAAACCAAATACAGTGATGCGGGAACTGAGGATATTGAGAGTACTGATCGACTGGGCAAGAGATGAAAGAGGAGCGGAAATAAAAGACAACCCCGCAAGGCAACTGAGAGTGAGAGGGACAGGAGATGCAAGAGCTCCTTTTTTAACGAATGAAGATGAAAAAAGACTCCTGTTTGAACTGTCTCAGATGTCCAACCCAAATCATCTGAGACTCACAAAGCTTGCACTGGCAACTGGCTTTCGCCGCTCCGAACTTTTGAGCCTGACCTGGAGAAATATAGATCTGAAGAAAAAATTACTCTATATATGTAGAAAGAATTGTGCCGCAATAGATAATTCATCCGGAATGAGGCTTGTTCCTTTCCCTGAAAAGGCGCAGAAGATTCTTGAGGAGTCAAATGAGAGAAATGGGAAGGTCATAGAACTATCAAAAGGCGTTGCGAGAAATGGATTTGATAAAGCAAGAAAAAGGGCCGGGCTTCAAACTCTCAGATTTCATGACTTAAGGCATATTGCCATAAGCAGAATGTGGAGTAGTGGAATGAATGCCCTGGAGATAAGTGCATGCAGCGGCCACAGAGATATAAAAATGCTGATGCGCTACAGCCATTTTCAACTTTCCATATAG
- the aroQ gene encoding type II 3-dehydroquinate dehydratase — MNILLINGPNLNLLGTREPEIYGNKTLSDIEHDLMQVAKSKGTKLECFQSNHEGEIVDKIHDSVNRIQGILINAGAFTHTSISIRDALIGSRIPFVELHISNIFSREDFRKESFLTDKAVGIISGFGISSYSLALDGIIGFLSIKD; from the coding sequence ATGAATATCTTATTAATAAATGGACCAAATTTAAATCTTTTGGGTACTAGAGAACCCGAAATATATGGTAATAAAACCTTAAGTGATATCGAACATGACTTAATGCAAGTTGCAAAAAGTAAGGGAACCAAACTTGAATGTTTTCAAAGTAATCATGAAGGGGAAATTGTTGATAAAATTCATGATTCTGTTAATAGGATTCAAGGTATTCTTATCAATGCTGGCGCTTTTACTCATACCTCGATTTCCATTCGAGATGCTTTAATTGGATCAAGAATTCCATTTGTAGAGTTGCATATTTCAAATATTTTTAGTAGAGAAGACTTTCGTAAAGAATCTTTTCTTACAGATAAAGCTGTTGGAATAATTAGTGGATTTGGTATATCTAGTTATTCTCTAGCTCTAGATGGAATCATTGGATTTTTAAGTATAAAAGATTAA
- a CDS encoding tRNA-(ms[2]io[6]A)-hydroxylase — MLVDFQRPSSHIKYLSSLTSNEWIELALSNPIDILIDHAHCERKAAGFAIQLMFRYPSESNLAEVLSPIAREELEHFEKILYFLKDLGHNLKALKPPPYGAELAKNIRKDEPNRMLDSFLIAGLIEARSHERLSLLALNSGEESFKILYESLLESEARHFGVYWKLAQTKFSKNETFKRLEELSKFESEILADTCLMPRVHS, encoded by the coding sequence ATGTTAGTTGATTTTCAAAGACCTTCTTCCCATATTAAATATTTATCCTCATTAACCTCAAATGAGTGGATCGAACTAGCATTATCTAACCCAATAGATATTCTTATTGATCATGCTCATTGTGAGAGAAAAGCAGCAGGATTTGCTATTCAGTTGATGTTTAGATATCCATCAGAATCAAATCTGGCAGAAGTTTTAAGTCCAATTGCGAGAGAGGAATTAGAGCATTTTGAAAAAATACTTTATTTTTTGAAGGATCTTGGACATAATCTTAAGGCTTTAAAACCGCCTCCTTATGGAGCTGAACTGGCTAAGAATATAAGAAAGGATGAACCCAATAGGATGCTCGATAGTTTCTTAATAGCAGGACTGATTGAAGCAAGAAGTCATGAAAGATTAAGCTTACTTGCCCTGAATTCTGGAGAAGAATCTTTTAAAATCCTTTATGAATCTTTGCTTGAGAGTGAGGCAAGACACTTTGGAGTTTATTGGAAACTAGCGCAAACTAAATTCTCTAAAAATGAAACTTTCAAAAGGTTAGAGGAATTGTCTAAATTTGAGTCAGAAATACTCGCTGATACTTGTCTTATGCCAAGGGTTCATAGCTAG